A single Brevundimonas sp. SL130 DNA region contains:
- a CDS encoding acetyl/propionyl/methylcrotonyl-CoA carboxylase subunit alpha, translated as MFKSVLVANRGEIACRVFRTAKRMGIRTIAVYSEADAQALHVREADEAVLIGPAAARESYLDGAKVLAAAKATGAEAIHPGYGFLSENAEFAEAVAAAGLIWIGPDPASIRAMGLKDAAKELMIQAGVPVTPGYLGADQSEATLTAEAARIGYPVLIKAVAGGGGKGMKRVDDPADFAAGLASAKREGAAAFGDDRVLIERYITRPRHIEVQVFGDRHGDVVHLFERDCSLQRRHQKVIEEAPAPGMSEAVRAAVTGAAIKAAKAVNYVGAGTIEFIADASDGLKADGIWFMEMNTRLQVEHPVTESVTGVDLVEWQFRVAAGEPLPLKQDEIKLTGWAMEARLYAEDPANGFLPSIGRLEHFVMPDGIRVDTGVEQGGEVSQFYDPMIAKLIVHEDTREAAAARLAEAAGEVEVWPVKTNAGFLKLCLDHPRFVAGDVDTGFIAAEEGALQSVETAEATLAALTLIAEAAADAEAAGADRFSPWGGQPGLSYGVRLNAPAQTTVWAHVDGRGVSGGVTPVETGWRGVEGLMAQVGFDQVQAGERLFGYQVVDDGFVLFVDGEARRVTPYRAAIGAGAGALSDGSLRAPMPGKVVAAPVKVGDAVTKGQPVVVLEAMKMEHALTAPFDGVVESVASVGDQVVEAAVLAVVKAAD; from the coding sequence ATGTTCAAGTCCGTCCTTGTCGCCAATCGTGGCGAAATCGCCTGTCGTGTCTTCCGTACCGCCAAGCGGATGGGAATACGCACTATCGCCGTCTATTCCGAGGCCGACGCCCAGGCCCTGCACGTGCGCGAGGCGGACGAGGCGGTGCTGATCGGCCCGGCGGCGGCGCGCGAATCCTATCTGGACGGGGCCAAGGTGCTGGCGGCGGCGAAGGCGACGGGGGCGGAAGCGATCCACCCCGGCTATGGCTTCCTGAGCGAGAACGCCGAGTTCGCCGAGGCGGTGGCGGCGGCGGGTCTGATCTGGATCGGACCGGACCCCGCGTCGATCCGGGCCATGGGGCTGAAGGACGCGGCCAAGGAATTGATGATCCAGGCCGGGGTGCCGGTGACGCCGGGCTATCTGGGCGCGGACCAGTCGGAGGCGACCCTGACGGCCGAGGCGGCGCGGATCGGATATCCGGTGCTGATCAAGGCCGTCGCGGGCGGCGGCGGCAAGGGGATGAAACGGGTCGATGATCCGGCCGATTTCGCCGCAGGACTGGCCAGCGCCAAGCGGGAAGGGGCGGCGGCCTTCGGCGACGACCGCGTGCTGATCGAACGCTACATCACCCGGCCGCGCCATATCGAGGTGCAGGTGTTCGGGGACCGGCACGGGGATGTCGTGCACCTGTTCGAGCGGGACTGCTCCCTGCAACGCCGCCACCAGAAGGTGATCGAAGAAGCGCCGGCGCCGGGCATGAGCGAGGCCGTGCGGGCCGCCGTGACGGGCGCGGCGATCAAGGCGGCCAAGGCGGTCAACTATGTCGGGGCCGGGACCATCGAGTTTATCGCCGACGCCTCGGACGGGCTGAAGGCGGATGGGATCTGGTTCATGGAGATGAACACCCGGCTTCAGGTCGAACACCCAGTGACCGAGAGCGTGACCGGCGTCGATCTGGTCGAATGGCAGTTCCGCGTCGCGGCGGGCGAACCCCTGCCGCTGAAGCAGGACGAGATCAAGCTGACCGGCTGGGCCATGGAGGCGCGCCTCTATGCTGAGGATCCGGCCAACGGGTTTTTGCCGTCGATCGGGCGGCTGGAGCATTTCGTCATGCCGGACGGAATTCGGGTCGATACGGGCGTGGAGCAGGGCGGCGAGGTCAGCCAGTTCTACGACCCGATGATCGCCAAACTGATCGTACACGAGGACACCCGCGAGGCGGCGGCCGCGCGACTGGCCGAGGCGGCGGGCGAGGTCGAGGTCTGGCCGGTCAAGACCAATGCGGGCTTCCTGAAACTCTGCCTGGACCATCCGCGCTTCGTGGCGGGGGATGTGGACACCGGCTTTATCGCGGCGGAGGAGGGGGCGTTGCAGTCCGTTGAAACCGCCGAAGCGACGCTGGCGGCTCTGACCCTGATCGCCGAAGCGGCAGCGGATGCCGAGGCGGCTGGGGCCGACCGGTTCAGCCCTTGGGGCGGTCAGCCTGGCTTGTCGTATGGGGTTCGATTGAACGCACCGGCTCAGACGACGGTGTGGGCGCATGTGGACGGCCGGGGCGTGTCGGGGGGTGTGACGCCGGTCGAGACGGGATGGCGCGGCGTTGAGGGACTGATGGCCCAGGTCGGGTTCGATCAGGTGCAGGCCGGGGAACGCCTGTTCGGCTATCAGGTCGTCGATGACGGTTTCGTTCTGTTCGTGGACGGCGAGGCGCGTCGGGTGACGCCGTATCGCGCCGCCATTGGCGCCGGCGCCGGCGCTCTTTCCGACGGCTCCCTCCGCGCGCCCATGCCGGGCAAGGTCGTCGCCGCCCCGGTCAAGGTCGGCGACGCGGTGACCAAGGGCCAGCCGGTCGTGGTGCTGGAGGCGATGAAGATGGAGCACGCCCTCACTGCGCCCTTCGACGGGGTGGTTGAAAGCGTCGCAAGCGTCGGAGATCAGGTGGTGGAGGCGGCCGTTCTGGCGGTGGTGAAGGCAGCGGACTAA
- a CDS encoding putative quinol monooxygenase — protein sequence MYGLITRLTAYPGRRDELALLLMDPAVRKHGCHSYIVAHDLAEADILWVTEVWVDQPTHQSWSENLRQSGDWRPIYGLMAKMDDSIQTRPLGGLGL from the coding sequence ATGTACGGATTGATCACGCGCCTGACGGCCTACCCTGGCCGCCGCGACGAACTTGCGCTTCTGCTGATGGACCCCGCCGTCAGAAAACACGGCTGTCATTCCTATATCGTCGCGCACGATCTGGCCGAAGCTGACATCCTCTGGGTCACGGAGGTCTGGGTCGATCAACCGACCCATCAGTCCTGGAGCGAAAACCTGCGTCAAAGCGGCGACTGGCGTCCGATCTACGGCTTGATGGCCAAGATGGACGACTCGATCCAGACGCGGCCGCTGGGCGGCCTCGGGCTTTAG
- a CDS encoding DUF1489 family protein, translating to MPLHMIKLGVGVPDVEWLEARAAKGGPLVVHTRMTPKRASEIEDGGSLYWVVKGTIVCRQPVLDIATLGEGKESRCEITLSPQVIRTAPMARRPFQGWRYFEPKDAPVDLTELDAGEAPEELVRQLRELGAW from the coding sequence ATGCCGCTTCACATGATCAAACTGGGCGTCGGCGTACCCGACGTCGAATGGCTGGAGGCCCGCGCGGCCAAGGGCGGCCCTCTGGTGGTCCACACCCGGATGACGCCGAAGCGCGCCTCGGAGATCGAGGACGGCGGTTCGCTGTACTGGGTGGTGAAGGGGACGATCGTCTGCCGCCAGCCCGTGCTGGACATCGCCACCCTGGGCGAGGGCAAGGAGAGCCGGTGTGAAATCACCCTGTCCCCCCAGGTTATCCGCACCGCCCCCATGGCGCGGCGGCCCTTCCAGGGGTGGCGCTATTTCGAGCCCAAGGATGCGCCGGTGGATCTGACCGAACTGGACGCGGGCGAGGCGCCGGAGGAACTGGTGCGGCAACTTCGCGAACTGGGCGCCTGGTAG
- a CDS encoding MATE family efflux transporter produces the protein MIALSPQTRSAFRDLLNLAWPVILARIGIMTMGLTDAIVVGNFSSKELAFHSLAWAPTSIVVTTAVGLMLGVQVMTARMLGEGRRHAVGAVLRRGLTYSLQIGVVSMIALIALGPWGLSKLGLEDGLAEGAGPALVVFALSMPFYLISVTGQFFLEALGRPKPGMVAMWVANGVNLALNLLLVPDLLGIGFDGAFASAWATFGARAALAIFLVVYILRLPEARSLGIFDKPEPDPKAAREQVKVGLGAGASYFIEVGAFSGFTFFAGQIGAAETAAWAVVLNVSAIVFMLPMGLSSATAVLVGRSYGAGDGRGVLRAGLVGLGVVTGLTFIVALVVWPSAHLIVGAYNRDPVLLAIAAPALVLATLFFVADGIQVVAAQANRAAGDVWWPTIMHFVAYGAVMMPLGWILAHRMGVDGLVWAVVIASLASSVLLTGRFVRVARRGSGEWRVASGE, from the coding sequence ATGATCGCGCTCAGCCCCCAGACCCGTTCCGCCTTTCGCGACCTGCTCAACCTGGCATGGCCGGTGATCCTGGCGCGGATCGGCATCATGACCATGGGGCTGACCGACGCCATCGTGGTGGGGAACTTCTCCAGCAAGGAACTGGCCTTCCACTCTCTGGCCTGGGCGCCGACGTCCATCGTGGTGACAACGGCGGTCGGGTTGATGCTGGGCGTGCAGGTGATGACGGCGCGAATGCTGGGCGAGGGCCGTCGGCACGCCGTCGGCGCGGTGCTGCGCCGGGGCCTGACCTATTCGTTACAGATCGGCGTGGTCTCGATGATCGCCCTGATCGCGCTTGGTCCTTGGGGGCTGAGCAAGTTGGGGCTGGAGGACGGACTGGCCGAAGGCGCGGGCCCGGCACTGGTGGTCTTCGCCCTGTCCATGCCCTTCTATCTGATCTCGGTGACGGGGCAGTTCTTCCTGGAGGCCCTGGGACGGCCCAAGCCCGGCATGGTCGCCATGTGGGTGGCGAACGGGGTCAATCTGGCGCTGAATCTGCTGCTGGTGCCGGACCTGCTGGGCATCGGTTTCGACGGCGCCTTCGCCTCGGCCTGGGCGACGTTCGGGGCCCGGGCGGCGCTGGCGATCTTCCTGGTGGTCTATATTCTACGCCTGCCCGAGGCGCGGTCGCTGGGCATATTCGACAAGCCCGAGCCCGACCCCAAGGCGGCGCGTGAACAGGTCAAGGTCGGCCTGGGCGCAGGCGCATCCTATTTCATCGAGGTCGGGGCCTTTTCGGGTTTCACCTTCTTCGCCGGCCAGATCGGCGCAGCGGAGACGGCGGCCTGGGCGGTGGTGCTGAACGTCTCGGCCATCGTCTTCATGCTGCCCATGGGCCTGTCGTCGGCGACGGCGGTGCTGGTGGGGCGCAGCTATGGCGCCGGCGACGGGCGAGGCGTTTTGCGGGCCGGCCTGGTCGGTCTGGGCGTCGTCACGGGGCTGACCTTCATTGTCGCCCTGGTGGTGTGGCCCAGCGCGCATCTGATCGTGGGCGCTTACAATCGCGATCCGGTCCTGCTGGCCATCGCCGCTCCGGCCCTGGTGCTGGCGACCCTGTTCTTCGTGGCGGACGGAATCCAGGTGGTGGCGGCTCAGGCGAACCGGGCGGCGGGCGACGTCTGGTGGCCCACGATCATGCATTTCGTGGCCTATGGGGCGGTGATGATGCCTCTGGGCTGGATCCTGGCGCATCGGATGGGCGTCGATGGCCTGGTCTGGGCGGTGGTGATCGCCAGCCTGGCCTCGTCGGTCCTGCTGACCGGGCGGTTTGTCCGGGTGGCGCGGAGAGGAAGTGGCGAGTGGCGAGTGGCGAGTGGCGAGTAG
- the metG gene encoding methionine--tRNA ligase, translating to MARILITSALPYINGIKHLGNLAGSMLPADVWARFKRAQGHEVLYICATDEHGTPAELAAAAAGQDVRTYCDEQHEIQKAAGQAFGLSYDWFGRSSNPQNHRLTQHFAEALEKNGLIEERVDRMIYSIDDARFLPDRYVEGTCPHCGHVGARGDQCDNCGRLLDPTDLIDPYSSVSGSKNLEVRDTRHLYLLQTKIEPQIRAWVDSKTGWQVLAKSIAYKHLDEGLIDRGITRDLAWGVPVLKDGFPRPGMEDKVFYVWFDAPIEYIASTEEWAEATGGSWRDWWRLDEGAEDVRYVQFMGKDNVAFHTVSFPATIIGSGEPWKTVDQLKAFNWLNWYGGKFSTSQKRGVFMDQALELLPADYWRWRLTAYGPEHADSAFTWEDFQASTNKDLADVLGNFVNRIVKFAESKFDGVVPEGGEAGPVEIQLEADIKAGIAEATEQFEAMEFRKAAQALRAVWVLGNEYLQVAAPWTALKTDRDRAAVGVRTGLNLVALFARLAAPILPFSAEKIAASVGVSDLSWPGADEDVLNVLTVGQPVAAQGVLFAKIEDAQVAEWSERFGGAE from the coding sequence ATGGCCCGCATCCTCATCACCTCGGCGCTGCCCTACATCAACGGCATCAAGCACCTGGGAAATCTGGCGGGCTCGATGTTGCCGGCCGACGTCTGGGCCCGGTTCAAGCGGGCCCAGGGCCATGAGGTGCTGTACATCTGCGCCACAGACGAGCACGGCACCCCGGCCGAGCTGGCCGCCGCCGCCGCCGGTCAGGACGTGCGCACCTATTGCGACGAGCAGCACGAGATCCAGAAGGCCGCTGGTCAGGCCTTCGGCCTGAGCTACGACTGGTTCGGCCGGTCGTCCAACCCGCAGAACCATCGTCTGACCCAGCATTTCGCCGAGGCCCTGGAGAAGAACGGCCTGATCGAGGAACGGGTGGATCGGATGATCTATTCGATCGACGACGCCCGCTTCCTGCCCGACCGCTATGTCGAGGGCACCTGCCCGCACTGCGGCCATGTCGGCGCGCGCGGCGACCAGTGCGACAACTGCGGGCGTCTGCTGGACCCGACCGACCTGATCGATCCCTATTCGTCGGTGTCGGGGTCCAAGAACCTTGAGGTCCGCGACACCCGCCATCTCTATCTACTGCAAACCAAGATCGAGCCGCAGATCCGCGCCTGGGTCGACAGCAAGACCGGCTGGCAGGTTCTGGCCAAGTCCATCGCCTACAAGCATCTGGACGAAGGGCTGATCGACCGCGGCATCACCCGCGACCTGGCCTGGGGCGTGCCGGTGCTGAAGGACGGCTTCCCGCGTCCGGGCATGGAGGACAAGGTCTTCTACGTCTGGTTCGACGCCCCCATCGAATATATCGCCTCGACCGAGGAGTGGGCCGAGGCGACCGGTGGGTCTTGGCGCGATTGGTGGCGTCTGGACGAAGGGGCCGAGGACGTCCGCTATGTCCAGTTCATGGGCAAGGACAATGTCGCCTTCCACACCGTGTCCTTCCCGGCGACCATCATCGGCTCGGGCGAGCCGTGGAAGACGGTGGACCAACTGAAGGCCTTCAACTGGCTGAACTGGTACGGTGGCAAGTTCTCGACCAGCCAGAAGCGCGGCGTCTTCATGGACCAGGCGCTGGAGCTGCTGCCGGCCGACTACTGGCGCTGGCGCCTGACGGCCTACGGGCCGGAACATGCGGATTCGGCCTTTACCTGGGAAGATTTCCAGGCCTCGACCAACAAGGACCTGGCCGATGTGCTGGGCAATTTCGTCAACCGGATCGTCAAATTCGCCGAGTCGAAGTTCGACGGCGTCGTGCCGGAAGGCGGCGAGGCCGGGCCGGTCGAGATCCAGCTGGAGGCCGACATCAAGGCCGGGATCGCCGAAGCGACCGAACAGTTCGAGGCCATGGAGTTCCGCAAGGCGGCCCAGGCCCTGCGAGCCGTCTGGGTGTTGGGCAACGAGTATCTACAGGTGGCTGCCCCCTGGACGGCGCTGAAGACCGATCGCGACCGCGCGGCCGTCGGCGTACGCACGGGGCTGAATCTGGTGGCCTTGTTCGCCCGTCTGGCGGCGCCGATCCTGCCGTTCTCGGCCGAGAAGATCGCGGCCTCAGTCGGCGTCAGCGACCTGTCCTGGCCGGGCGCCGACGAGGATGTGCTGAACGTCCTGACGGTCGGTCAGCCGGTCGCCGCCCAGGGCGTACTGTTCGCCAAGATCGAGGACGCCCAGGTGGCCGAATGGTCCGAACGCTTCGGCGGCGCGGAGTAA
- a CDS encoding rhodanese-like domain-containing protein produces the protein MTVATVTVEEAAAWLQSGEAILIDVREPDEFAAARIDGAILAPLSQMPTAWEALDLPADRKIIVQCLKGGRSHQVCAFVGPTGPEGQPLFNLVGGIQAWHAAGLPVIVAE, from the coding sequence GTGACGGTCGCAACGGTCACGGTCGAGGAGGCCGCCGCCTGGCTGCAATCCGGCGAGGCGATCCTGATCGACGTGCGCGAGCCGGACGAGTTCGCCGCCGCCCGCATCGACGGCGCAATCCTGGCCCCGCTCAGCCAGATGCCCACCGCCTGGGAGGCGCTGGACCTGCCGGCTGATCGGAAGATCATCGTACAGTGCCTGAAAGGCGGCCGCAGCCATCAGGTCTGCGCCTTCGTCGGACCCACCGGCCCTGAAGGCCAGCCCCTGTTCAACCTGGTCGGCGGCATCCAAGCCTGGCATGCGGCAGGCCTGCCGGTGATCGTCGCCGAGTAG
- a CDS encoding YjbE family putative metal transport protein (Members of this highly hydrophobic protein family,regularly are found preceded by the yybP-ykoY manganese riboswitch (see RF00080). A metal cation transport function is proposed.): MEFLSSPELAGQATALGQVLLMDLVLAGDNAVAVGLAAAALPQEQRKKAILIGLAAAVVMRIGFALITVQLLALVGLLLAGGLLLLWVCWKMWRELQEQRTHDQAEAERELELALSIEHGKGPSPEELGLKRKSFGAALLQIMIADITMSLDNVLAVAGAAHDHPWIMVFGLIMSIALMGLAATYIAKLLHRYRWIGYVGLVVVLYVAIHMIWDGARQVVVRTGHMDEFNASAPAFIEISPEEAAKHLGQKGAETSPPPVPAEPTAPAPAPAT, encoded by the coding sequence ATGGAATTCCTCTCTTCTCCCGAACTCGCAGGCCAGGCCACAGCGCTTGGCCAAGTCCTGCTGATGGATCTGGTCCTCGCCGGCGACAACGCCGTCGCCGTGGGCCTGGCCGCCGCCGCCCTGCCCCAGGAACAGCGCAAGAAGGCCATTCTGATCGGCCTAGCCGCCGCCGTCGTCATGCGCATCGGCTTCGCCCTGATCACGGTCCAGCTGCTGGCCCTGGTCGGTCTGCTGCTGGCGGGCGGCCTGCTGCTGCTATGGGTCTGCTGGAAGATGTGGCGCGAACTGCAGGAGCAGCGCACCCACGACCAGGCCGAGGCCGAGAGGGAACTCGAGCTGGCCCTGAGCATCGAACACGGCAAGGGACCGTCGCCCGAGGAACTGGGCCTGAAGCGCAAATCCTTCGGCGCCGCCCTGTTGCAAATCATGATCGCCGACATCACCATGTCGCTGGACAATGTCCTGGCGGTCGCCGGCGCCGCCCACGACCATCCCTGGATCATGGTCTTCGGCCTGATTATGTCGATCGCCCTGATGGGCCTAGCCGCCACCTACATCGCCAAGCTTCTGCACCGTTATCGCTGGATCGGTTACGTCGGTCTGGTCGTGGTCCTGTATGTCGCCATCCACATGATCTGGGACGGCGCCCGTCAGGTGGTGGTCCGCACCGGCCATATGGATGAGTTCAACGCCTCGGCACCGGCCTTCATCGAGATCAGTCCCGAGGAAGCCGCCAAACACCTGGGCCAGAAGGGCGCCGAGACCAGCCCGCCCCCGGTCCCCGCCGAACCGACGGCGCCTGCTCCGGCGCCCGCGACGTGA
- the rlmB gene encoding 23S rRNA (guanosine(2251)-2'-O)-methyltransferase RlmB, with product MSSKTERNDRKSGKKPIFGGRASGPREKGQKPVAQGFSGREDAPRPPRSPDRGKSDADNFLWGRHPVLAALANPARRGTGRLLATAERAAEIEEGKLAHGHKIEVVEVQALNRMLPAGAVHQGLAFKVQPLEGVSLEELAEPAQGVIVMLDQLTDPQNVGAIFRSALAFGARGIIVQDRHAPALAGALAKAAVGATERLPHARVTNLSRALERLADLGWRAVGLDGTGEQTLEEALDRQPTVLVMGSEGDGIRRLVAEHCDVLAKIPMPGGFESLNVSNAAAVALYEAARAQRG from the coding sequence GTGTCGTCGAAAACAGAACGCAACGACCGTAAAAGCGGTAAAAAACCAATCTTTGGAGGCCGGGCTTCCGGGCCCCGCGAAAAGGGCCAAAAGCCCGTGGCGCAAGGGTTTTCCGGACGCGAGGACGCGCCCCGTCCGCCCCGTTCGCCTGATCGGGGCAAGTCGGACGCCGATAATTTTCTCTGGGGGCGTCACCCGGTTTTGGCCGCTCTGGCGAATCCCGCACGTCGCGGCACGGGTCGTCTGCTCGCCACGGCGGAGCGCGCCGCCGAGATCGAAGAGGGCAAACTGGCGCACGGTCACAAGATCGAGGTGGTCGAGGTCCAAGCCCTGAACCGGATGTTGCCCGCCGGCGCCGTCCACCAGGGCCTGGCCTTCAAGGTCCAGCCGCTGGAAGGCGTGTCGCTGGAAGAGTTGGCTGAACCGGCTCAGGGCGTCATCGTCATGCTGGACCAGCTGACGGACCCCCAGAACGTCGGCGCCATCTTCCGCTCGGCCCTGGCCTTCGGCGCGCGGGGAATCATCGTGCAGGACCGCCACGCCCCCGCCCTGGCCGGCGCCCTGGCCAAGGCGGCGGTCGGCGCCACCGAACGCCTGCCCCACGCCCGGGTGACGAATCTGTCGCGCGCATTGGAACGGCTGGCGGATCTGGGCTGGCGCGCCGTCGGTCTGGACGGAACGGGCGAACAGACGCTGGAAGAGGCGCTGGACCGCCAGCCGACCGTCCTGGTCATGGGATCCGAAGGAGACGGCATCCGCCGCCTGGTGGCCGAACACTGCGATGTGTTGGCCAAGATCCCTATGCCGGGCGGATTCGAGAGCCTGAACGTCTCCAACGCCGCCGCCGTCGCACTTTATGAGGCGGCGCGCGCGCAACGCGGCTGA
- the tuf gene encoding elongation factor Tu, which translates to MAKEKFERNKPHCNIGTIGHVDHGKTTLTAAITMTLAKAGGAKAMAYADIDAAPEEKARGITINTAHVEYETANRHYAHVDCPGHADYVKNMITGAAQMDGAILVVSAADGPMPQTREHILLARQVGVPALVVFMNKVDLVDDEELLELVEMEVRELLSSYQFPGDDIPITKGSAKAATDGVNPEIGEQRVLALMETVDAYIPQPERPVDLPFLMPVEDVFSISGRGTVVTGRVEKGIVKVGEEVEIVGIRPVQKTTCTGVEMFRKLLDQGQAGDNVGVLLRGTKREDVERGQVLCKPGSITPHTKFLAEAYILTKEEGGRHTPFFTNYRPQFYFRTTDVTGIVQLKEGVEMIMPGDNAELNVELITPIAMDQGLRFAIREGGRTVGAGVVAKIIE; encoded by the coding sequence ATGGCCAAGGAAAAGTTCGAACGGAACAAGCCGCACTGCAACATCGGCACGATCGGTCACGTTGACCATGGCAAGACGACGCTGACGGCGGCGATCACGATGACGCTGGCGAAGGCCGGCGGCGCGAAGGCCATGGCCTATGCGGACATCGATGCTGCGCCGGAAGAAAAGGCCCGCGGCATCACGATCAACACCGCGCACGTGGAATATGAGACGGCCAACCGTCACTATGCCCACGTCGACTGCCCCGGCCACGCCGACTATGTGAAGAACATGATCACCGGCGCCGCTCAGATGGACGGCGCGATCCTGGTGGTTTCGGCCGCCGACGGCCCGATGCCGCAAACGCGCGAGCACATCCTGCTGGCCCGTCAGGTCGGCGTGCCGGCCCTGGTGGTCTTCATGAACAAGGTCGACCTGGTCGACGATGAAGAACTGCTGGAGCTGGTCGAGATGGAAGTGCGCGAGCTTCTGTCGTCCTACCAGTTCCCGGGCGATGATATTCCGATCACCAAGGGTTCGGCCAAGGCCGCGACCGACGGCGTGAACCCGGAAATCGGCGAACAGCGCGTTCTGGCCCTGATGGAAACCGTCGACGCCTACATCCCGCAGCCGGAACGTCCGGTCGACCTGCCCTTCCTGATGCCGGTCGAAGACGTCTTCTCGATCTCGGGCCGCGGCACCGTGGTCACGGGTCGCGTCGAAAAGGGTATCGTCAAGGTCGGTGAAGAAGTCGAAATCGTCGGCATCCGTCCGGTTCAGAAGACGACCTGCACCGGCGTCGAAATGTTCCGCAAGCTGCTGGACCAAGGTCAAGCCGGTGACAACGTCGGCGTTCTGCTGCGCGGCACCAAGCGCGAAGACGTCGAGCGCGGTCAGGTTCTGTGCAAGCCGGGTTCGATCACCCCGCACACCAAGTTCCTGGCTGAAGCCTATATCCTGACCAAGGAAGAGGGCGGCCGTCACACCCCGTTCTTCACCAACTATCGCCCGCAGTTCTACTTCCGCACGACCGACGTGACCGGCATCGTGCAGCTGAAGGAAGGCGTCGAAATGATCATGCCCGGCGACAACGCCGAGCTGAACGTCGAACTGATCACCCCGATCGCCATGGATCAGGGCCTGCGCTTCGCCATCCGTGAAGGCGGCCGCACCGTCGGCGCCGGCGTCGTCGCCAAGATCATCGAGTAG
- a CDS encoding thioredoxin domain-containing protein, with translation MTDDAPAPETPTAPHPLKGGFSGGVAGYVALGVSVVALGLAAAPYFGGGSGGDVRAYLLEHPEVLQEASLALQAKEGQARVDETNAAATANAALLAPDNRDPAFGPADAKVTVIEFFDFRCPGCKAVAPQFRALMAAHPDVRFVFKDWPILDRGEDVASQYAARAALAAHQQGKYLEVYDALMRERALTPDAVDRILAEHGVELARAKQALVAPETTRHIADIHTTAAALKLQGTPTFFVNGKAAASIEPAKIARMIEAAKR, from the coding sequence ATGACCGACGACGCACCCGCGCCTGAGACCCCGACCGCCCCGCATCCCTTGAAGGGCGGTTTCAGCGGGGGCGTCGCCGGCTATGTCGCCCTGGGCGTCTCGGTCGTGGCCCTGGGCCTGGCCGCAGCCCCCTATTTCGGCGGCGGCTCAGGCGGCGACGTCCGCGCCTATCTGCTGGAACACCCCGAGGTGCTCCAGGAAGCCAGCCTGGCGCTTCAGGCCAAGGAAGGTCAGGCCCGCGTCGACGAGACCAACGCCGCCGCCACGGCCAACGCCGCCCTGCTGGCCCCCGACAACCGCGACCCCGCCTTCGGCCCCGCCGACGCCAAGGTGACGGTGATCGAGTTCTTCGATTTCCGCTGCCCCGGCTGCAAGGCCGTGGCGCCCCAGTTCCGCGCCCTGATGGCCGCCCATCCGGACGTCCGCTTCGTCTTCAAGGACTGGCCGATTCTGGACCGAGGCGAGGATGTCGCCTCGCAATACGCCGCCCGCGCCGCCCTGGCCGCGCACCAGCAGGGCAAATATCTCGAGGTCTATGACGCCCTGATGCGCGAACGGGCCCTGACGCCGGACGCCGTCGATCGCATCCTGGCCGAGCACGGCGTAGAACTGGCCCGCGCCAAACAGGCCCTCGTCGCGCCCGAAACCACCCGCCACATCGCCGACATCCACACGACAGCGGCAGCGCTGAAGCTCCAGGGCACCCCCACCTTCTTCGTCAACGGCAAGGCCGCCGCCAGTATCGAGCCCGCGAAGATCGCCCGGATGATCGAGGCGGCCAAGCGCTGA